One Sphingopyxis macrogoltabida genomic region harbors:
- a CDS encoding acetyl-CoA C-acetyltransferase — MTEAYIIDAVRTPRGIGKPGKGALSHLHPQHLAATVLAAIRDRNNLDTSTVDDIVWSTSSQVGKQGGDLGRMAALSAGYDIKASGTTLDRFCGGGISSVNFAAASVMSGMEDCVIAGGTEMMSFTASHAAEQANAGLAPQMMGSGHEALDTLHPQSHQGICGDAIATMEGISREALDALALVSQQRADKAIKEGRFSKSVVPVLNPDGSVALDREEFPRPETTAEGLAALKPSFSGLADFDLGGGVTFRKQINRRYPDLEIQHFHHAGNSSGVVDGAAAILLTSQAYAEKNGLTPRARIVAYANIGDDPTLMLNAPAPAAKKVLEKAGLTKDDIDVWEINEAFSVVAEKFIRDLDLDREKVNINGGSMALGHPIGATGSILIGTALDELERSGGRYGLVTMCAAGGMAPAIIIERL; from the coding sequence ATGACTGAAGCCTATATCATCGACGCCGTCCGCACCCCGCGCGGGATCGGCAAGCCCGGCAAGGGCGCGCTTTCGCACCTTCACCCGCAGCATCTTGCCGCGACGGTGCTCGCTGCGATCCGCGACCGCAATAATCTCGACACATCAACGGTCGACGACATCGTCTGGTCGACGTCGAGCCAGGTCGGCAAGCAGGGCGGTGACCTCGGCCGCATGGCGGCGCTTTCGGCGGGCTATGACATCAAGGCGAGCGGCACGACGCTCGACCGCTTCTGCGGCGGCGGCATCAGTTCGGTGAACTTCGCGGCGGCGTCGGTGATGTCGGGTATGGAAGATTGCGTGATCGCCGGCGGCACCGAAATGATGAGCTTTACCGCCAGCCACGCCGCTGAGCAGGCCAACGCCGGCCTTGCCCCCCAGATGATGGGATCGGGTCATGAAGCGCTCGACACGCTCCACCCGCAATCGCACCAGGGAATTTGCGGCGACGCGATCGCGACGATGGAAGGCATCAGCCGCGAGGCTCTCGATGCGCTCGCGCTCGTCAGCCAGCAGCGCGCCGACAAGGCGATCAAGGAAGGCCGTTTCAGCAAGTCGGTCGTCCCCGTCCTTAACCCAGACGGCAGCGTTGCGCTCGACCGCGAGGAGTTTCCGCGCCCCGAAACGACCGCCGAAGGGCTTGCCGCGCTGAAGCCCAGCTTCAGCGGCCTGGCCGATTTCGATCTTGGCGGCGGGGTGACCTTCCGCAAGCAGATCAACCGCCGCTATCCCGACCTCGAAATCCAGCATTTCCATCATGCGGGCAATTCGTCGGGCGTCGTCGACGGCGCCGCGGCGATCCTGCTCACGTCGCAAGCCTATGCCGAGAAGAACGGCCTGACCCCGCGCGCGCGCATCGTCGCTTATGCCAATATCGGCGACGACCCGACGCTGATGCTCAACGCCCCGGCCCCGGCGGCGAAGAAGGTGCTCGAAAAGGCGGGGCTGACCAAGGACGACATCGACGTCTGGGAAATCAACGAGGCCTTCTCGGTCGTTGCCGAGAAGTTCATCCGCGACCTGGATCTGGATCGTGAAAAGGTCAACATCAACGGCGGTTCGATGGCGCTCGGTCACCCGATCGGCGCGACCGGCTCGATCCTGATCGGCACCGCGCTCGACGAACTCGAACGCTCGGGCGGCCGCTATGGCCTGGTCACCATGTGCGCCGCCGGCGGCATGGCGCCGGCGATCATCATCGAAAGGCTTTGA
- a CDS encoding aldehyde dehydrogenase family protein, with product MSFFDSFTMTIGGKAVSSSETIDVINPATEEIVAKAPDCSEKQLDDAVAAARAAFPGWRATPIEERRRAVARIGEVLTEHQADFARLFTLEQGRPLDGAAQEIAFAAYWANEVSKQDIPVTVTEDSASKRSETRHVPLGVVAGIVPWNFPVNLAVWKIAPALLTGNTLVLKPSPFTPLTMLKLAELLREHLPPGVFNVISGGDRLGPWLTAHEGIDKISFTGSTATGKRVMETASKGLKRVTLELGGNDAAIVMPDVALDEVADKLFFSAFANSGQICIATKRMYVHEDVYDKVADALVARARAAKVGDGLDQGSNFGPIQNRPQFERVKNLIEDAKQQGLRFLAGGDVPEGTGFFVPLAIVDNPPEDSRVVQEEAFGPVLPLLKFRDIDEVVARANACEYGLGGSIWSADTEAAADIASRLETGTVWINDTLYIMPWTPFAGHKQSGIGVENGKEGLLEFTVPQTVTIAK from the coding sequence ATGAGCTTTTTCGATAGCTTCACGATGACGATCGGCGGCAAGGCCGTCTCGTCGAGCGAGACGATCGATGTCATCAATCCGGCAACCGAGGAGATCGTTGCCAAAGCTCCCGACTGCTCGGAAAAGCAGTTGGATGACGCCGTGGCCGCCGCCCGCGCGGCCTTTCCCGGCTGGCGTGCTACACCGATCGAGGAGCGGCGGCGCGCGGTGGCCAGGATTGGCGAGGTTCTGACCGAGCACCAGGCCGACTTCGCCCGTCTGTTTACGCTTGAGCAGGGACGCCCGCTCGACGGCGCGGCGCAGGAGATCGCCTTCGCCGCCTATTGGGCCAATGAGGTATCGAAGCAGGACATTCCGGTTACCGTCACCGAGGATAGCGCTTCAAAACGGTCCGAAACGCGCCACGTCCCGCTCGGGGTGGTCGCGGGCATCGTACCCTGGAACTTCCCGGTCAATCTCGCCGTATGGAAGATCGCACCGGCGCTGCTTACCGGCAATACCCTGGTGCTCAAGCCTTCGCCCTTTACACCGCTCACGATGCTCAAGTTGGCCGAGCTTCTTCGCGAGCATCTTCCGCCAGGCGTGTTCAACGTGATCAGCGGCGGCGATCGCCTTGGCCCTTGGCTGACCGCGCATGAGGGCATCGACAAGATCAGTTTCACAGGCTCGACCGCGACTGGCAAGCGCGTCATGGAAACCGCGTCCAAAGGCCTCAAGCGGGTGACCCTCGAGCTCGGGGGCAATGATGCGGCAATTGTCATGCCCGATGTGGCGCTGGATGAGGTGGCCGACAAGCTCTTCTTCTCGGCCTTCGCGAACAGCGGCCAGATCTGCATCGCGACGAAGCGGATGTATGTGCACGAAGATGTGTATGACAAGGTGGCGGATGCACTTGTCGCGCGCGCGCGCGCCGCGAAGGTCGGCGACGGGCTCGACCAGGGAAGCAATTTCGGACCGATCCAGAACCGCCCCCAGTTCGAACGTGTCAAGAATCTCATCGAGGACGCCAAGCAGCAGGGGCTGCGCTTCCTTGCCGGCGGCGACGTTCCCGAAGGAACTGGCTTCTTCGTTCCACTCGCGATCGTCGACAACCCACCCGAGGATAGCCGCGTGGTGCAGGAGGAGGCTTTTGGCCCGGTCCTCCCGCTGCTGAAGTTCCGCGACATCGACGAGGTGGTCGCTCGTGCCAACGCCTGCGAATATGGTCTCGGCGGCTCGATCTGGTCAGCCGACACGGAGGCCGCAGCGGACATCGCGTCGCGTCTCGAGACGGGAACCGTGTGGATCAACGACACGCTCTACATCATGCCCTGGACGCCCTTCGCGGGTCACAAGCAATCGGGGATCGGCGTCGAGAACGGCAAGGAGGGACTGCTCGAGTTCACGGTGCCCCAGACGGTTACGATCGCCAAATAG
- a CDS encoding TetR family transcriptional regulator, whose amino-acid sequence MKVQIEAEGGSSTAESRERLLEAAGQLMAERGTTDISLSEIAARSGVNSALVKYYFGNKAGMLMALLRRRLGQGMADLQQLLKMDISPQDKLRIHISGMVNTYYQYPYVNRLMHELANEPSGDYGKQIAEEISLPVAKAQRAILEEGRAKGIFREVDPLVFYFMIVGACDQLFHSRHQARHVFGLEEINDDLKRRYVSELCNNLIRGISADPRAN is encoded by the coding sequence ATGAAGGTGCAGATCGAGGCGGAAGGCGGTTCGTCGACAGCGGAGTCTCGCGAGCGACTGCTGGAAGCGGCGGGACAATTGATGGCCGAGCGGGGTACGACCGATATTTCGTTGAGCGAAATTGCTGCGCGGAGCGGGGTCAATTCTGCGCTGGTCAAATATTATTTCGGCAACAAGGCGGGCATGCTGATGGCGCTGCTTCGCCGCCGGCTGGGTCAGGGAATGGCGGACCTGCAGCAGCTGCTGAAAATGGATATTTCGCCGCAGGACAAGTTGCGCATCCACATCAGCGGCATGGTCAACACCTATTATCAATATCCCTATGTCAACCGGCTGATGCACGAGCTGGCCAACGAGCCGTCGGGCGATTATGGCAAGCAGATCGCCGAGGAAATCAGCCTGCCGGTCGCCAAGGCGCAGCGCGCGATTCTGGAAGAAGGCCGGGCCAAGGGCATCTTCCGCGAGGTCGATCCTCTGGTCTTCTATTTCATGATCGTCGGGGCCTGCGACCAGCTGTTCCATTCACGCCACCAGGCGCGACATGTGTTCGGCCTTGAGGAGATCAACGACGATCTCAAACGCCGCTACGTATCGGAGCTCTGCAACAACCTTATCAGGGGAATCTCGGCCGACCCGCGCGCGAACTGA
- a CDS encoding acyl-CoA dehydrogenase family protein, whose translation MDLQFSRADRAFQAEVRRFFETEFPPSVLNKVRTGQFLRRQDYEAAQQALQARGWLAASWPREFGGTGWTPVERYLFEEEMELAGAPNLIPMGLIYIGPIICAFGTPEQQQRWLPDILSSRSFWAQGYSEPDAGSDLASLAFSAVRDGDDYILNGSKIWTSGAHIADWIFCLCRTSHEERKQDGISLICAPMNCEGISVRPIVSIDGAHELNQVFFTDVRVPAANRIGEEGRAWHYANVLLKNERLSYAHVGRKKRDLATLRTMVAGDRAFARRLADAEFTVMVLEQQVLKALVHGSDAATVASLKIGCTQAAQLITELYIDRAGEHAAPFFDRSRSDWHEATPLIPEFAAVATASYFFERAQTIYGGTTEIQKNLVWRAIDSAR comes from the coding sequence ATGGACCTGCAGTTCAGCCGCGCCGACAGGGCGTTCCAGGCCGAGGTTCGCCGCTTCTTCGAAACCGAGTTCCCGCCTTCTGTCCTGAACAAGGTTCGCACCGGTCAGTTTCTCCGCCGTCAGGATTATGAAGCCGCACAGCAGGCGCTCCAGGCCCGTGGCTGGTTGGCTGCCAGCTGGCCCCGCGAGTTCGGAGGCACGGGATGGACGCCGGTCGAACGCTATCTGTTCGAAGAGGAAATGGAGCTGGCGGGCGCGCCGAACCTGATTCCGATGGGCCTCATCTATATCGGGCCGATCATCTGTGCGTTCGGCACGCCCGAACAACAGCAGCGCTGGCTGCCCGACATCCTCTCGTCGCGCTCCTTCTGGGCGCAAGGCTATTCGGAACCCGACGCGGGGTCCGACCTCGCCAGTCTCGCCTTTTCGGCGGTACGCGATGGCGACGATTATATTCTGAATGGCTCCAAGATATGGACAAGCGGCGCCCACATCGCGGACTGGATTTTCTGCCTCTGCCGGACTTCGCACGAAGAAAGAAAGCAGGACGGCATATCGCTCATCTGCGCCCCGATGAATTGCGAAGGCATCAGCGTGCGGCCGATCGTTTCGATCGATGGCGCGCATGAGCTGAACCAGGTCTTCTTTACCGACGTCCGTGTTCCCGCCGCAAACCGCATCGGGGAGGAGGGGCGCGCGTGGCATTATGCAAACGTCCTTCTCAAGAATGAGCGCCTCTCTTACGCGCATGTTGGCCGCAAGAAGCGCGACCTTGCGACCCTCCGCACGATGGTCGCGGGCGACCGCGCCTTCGCCCGGCGGCTTGCCGATGCAGAATTTACGGTGATGGTGCTCGAACAGCAGGTTCTGAAGGCGCTTGTGCATGGAAGCGATGCGGCCACCGTCGCAAGTCTGAAGATCGGTTGCACGCAGGCCGCGCAGTTGATCACCGAGCTGTATATCGACCGGGCAGGGGAGCATGCGGCGCCCTTTTTCGATCGCTCTCGTTCCGACTGGCATGAGGCGACGCCGCTCATTCCCGAGTTTGCCGCGGTCGCCACGGCTTCCTATTTCTTCGAGCGCGCGCAAACGATCTACGGGGGGACCACGGAAATTCAGAAGAATCTGGTCTGGCGCGCCATCGACTCCGCTCGCTGA
- a CDS encoding CaiB/BaiF CoA transferase family protein yields MMGMADGKAMLTGLKVVDLTTVVFGPYCTHILAELGADVIKVEVPGSGDSFRWSGKAAATHGMAPAFMAINGSKQSIALDLKTAADLETMKKLLSDADVFVLNVRGKAAERLGLDYEAVKAIKPDIIYAHCVGFGQDGPYADLQAYDDVIQAASGTATLLPRVDGDPRARYLPSLIADKVAGLHGAHAVLAAIIHHMRTGEGQLVEIPMFEVFTNFMLLEHLGGLAFDPPNAPVGYFRQIDPDRQPFPTSDGYVSIVAYTDESWSRIFELLGNPGFLDQDAFATRKARGRNLPLLYREIARLTPGFTTADLVARCHAAQIPAQPVRDLADIMNDPHLAATGFFEAYEHPTEGRCFRMGHPVRFGVSLGGAGKVAPAIGEQSEEIRRSISG; encoded by the coding sequence ATGATGGGAATGGCGGACGGCAAGGCGATGCTTACGGGCTTGAAGGTCGTCGATCTCACAACCGTCGTCTTCGGACCCTATTGCACCCATATTCTCGCTGAGCTCGGCGCCGACGTCATCAAGGTCGAAGTGCCGGGAAGCGGGGACTCTTTTCGCTGGTCGGGCAAGGCGGCCGCGACCCACGGCATGGCGCCTGCTTTCATGGCAATCAACGGCAGCAAGCAATCGATCGCCCTCGATCTCAAGACCGCTGCCGACCTCGAGACGATGAAGAAGCTTCTGTCGGATGCGGATGTGTTCGTTCTCAATGTCAGGGGCAAAGCCGCCGAACGTCTCGGCTTGGACTATGAAGCGGTAAAGGCGATCAAGCCCGATATCATTTATGCGCATTGCGTCGGCTTCGGTCAGGATGGCCCCTATGCCGATCTACAGGCCTATGACGACGTCATCCAGGCAGCGTCGGGGACGGCAACGCTTCTCCCCCGCGTCGATGGCGATCCGCGCGCGCGCTATCTGCCCTCGCTGATCGCCGACAAGGTCGCCGGTCTTCATGGGGCGCACGCGGTGCTCGCCGCCATTATCCATCACATGCGGACTGGCGAGGGTCAGCTCGTTGAAATTCCGATGTTCGAGGTCTTCACCAATTTCATGCTGCTTGAGCATCTCGGCGGTCTGGCCTTCGACCCTCCCAATGCTCCGGTTGGCTATTTTCGCCAGATCGATCCCGATCGCCAGCCTTTCCCGACCTCCGACGGCTACGTGAGCATCGTCGCTTACACCGACGAAAGCTGGTCGCGGATATTCGAACTGCTTGGCAATCCGGGCTTCCTCGATCAGGACGCGTTCGCAACCCGCAAGGCGCGGGGGCGCAATCTCCCGCTCCTTTACCGCGAAATAGCAAGGTTGACGCCAGGCTTCACGACCGCCGACCTCGTTGCGCGCTGCCATGCCGCGCAAATCCCGGCTCAGCCTGTCCGTGACCTCGCCGACATCATGAATGATCCGCATCTTGCCGCCACCGGCTTCTTCGAAGCCTATGAGCATCCCACCGAAGGACGGTGCTTCCGGATGGGGCATCCTGTCCGCTTTGGCGTATCGCTGGGAGGAGCCGGCAAGGTCGCCCCGGCGATAGGCGAACAGAGCGAAGAAATCCGCCGATCCATCTCCGGATGA
- a CDS encoding lasso peptide biosynthesis B2 protein gives MDPSYDIRPGLHFCRFESEYVFLDLPAGRYFLIQGRTSQAFAHFLDQRASDDEQAVLLDQQLIGPAGGLAIGNLPLPPAVTASLIDQPLPDTPWLDTLRAIAAQRRARFDIGRIPVFEITRRMGERLEKHSPESRQETYIRVAAAFHRARRYALATDRCLERGIAMRRILARARCDARLVFGVTLPFAAHCWVQAGEAVLTDPLDVILRYKPILAV, from the coding sequence ATGGACCCATCTTACGACATCCGGCCAGGGCTGCACTTTTGCCGCTTCGAAAGCGAATATGTGTTTCTGGACTTGCCTGCTGGCCGCTATTTCCTGATCCAGGGGCGGACGTCGCAAGCTTTTGCGCATTTCCTCGACCAGCGCGCCAGCGACGACGAACAGGCTGTTCTGCTTGATCAGCAGCTCATCGGTCCCGCTGGCGGATTGGCTATCGGGAATCTGCCCCTGCCGCCGGCCGTCACAGCGAGCCTCATCGACCAGCCTCTCCCCGATACGCCTTGGCTCGATACCCTCAGGGCGATTGCGGCCCAAAGGCGAGCGCGCTTTGACATTGGCCGTATTCCGGTTTTCGAGATCACGCGGCGGATGGGTGAGCGCCTCGAAAAACATTCTCCCGAGAGTCGGCAAGAGACCTATATTCGTGTCGCCGCCGCGTTTCACCGTGCCCGGCGTTACGCGCTTGCCACGGATCGGTGCCTCGAGCGGGGCATTGCGATGCGCCGGATCCTTGCGCGCGCGAGGTGCGACGCCCGTCTTGTCTTTGGCGTGACATTGCCCTTTGCTGCCCATTGCTGGGTTCAGGCTGGCGAAGCGGTGCTGACCGACCCGCTCGATGTCATCCTTCGCTACAAGCCGATCTTGGCGGTCTGA
- a CDS encoding asparagine synthase-related protein, with the protein MTGGFRIEIAFAEDGLRRRSQARGAADFSCGNVAVWSREPLQHVDARSIIIGRLFEKFSAVPPAIECPGQVLTAEKGRKLLTDFWGGYVFVHIGRNGAVTIFRDPSGALPCYVKREADGISIAGDITELASPGSGAVDLGEVARVLSSGDARGRRTCIEGIEELIAGECLAVADGKVALESWWTPWDHVTPRANKDFETFAEDLRNIVCGVAGTWSRCFSSILLGVSGGLDSSIVAAGAAPAARGLTCLTLFGPDADGDERRYALAMATHLGLNIREVQREIGDIDVGRASAPNHPWPIVPIGRQTNEAIHERLAREMPVDAYFTGNGGDAVLCSLRSTIPLLDRVLAEGPSARLGTTLRDICLLTGADRRTVLRHAWDRHRRHGGRHQIRFNAAGLQPDAARVARAAGATHPWLRPPRDILPGKTVHAAYLMRTQKSIELYPRAVSPPHVAPLISQPLMELCLSIPTWMWVSGGRNRAVARRAFDSALTSLVTARTSKGGPGGFDLLIYRRNRDRLHDRLRNGLLASEGIFDPALLDRAEDPTWRGVERIQRILEFAAAENWVRWWSGS; encoded by the coding sequence ATGACCGGTGGATTTCGCATCGAGATCGCTTTCGCAGAGGATGGTTTGCGTCGTCGCTCGCAAGCTCGCGGTGCGGCTGATTTCAGTTGCGGAAATGTGGCGGTTTGGTCGCGCGAGCCGCTGCAGCACGTGGATGCGCGGAGCATCATCATTGGTCGCCTGTTCGAAAAATTTAGCGCGGTGCCGCCTGCCATTGAGTGCCCCGGCCAAGTCCTCACGGCCGAAAAAGGACGAAAGCTGCTGACGGATTTTTGGGGCGGCTATGTTTTTGTTCATATCGGCCGGAACGGGGCGGTGACGATATTCCGGGACCCGTCCGGCGCGCTGCCCTGCTACGTAAAACGGGAGGCCGACGGAATAAGCATCGCCGGCGATATCACGGAACTCGCTTCGCCGGGTTCCGGCGCCGTCGATTTGGGCGAAGTCGCGCGCGTGCTTTCAAGCGGCGACGCGCGCGGGCGTCGCACATGTATCGAGGGGATCGAGGAACTGATAGCCGGCGAATGCCTTGCCGTTGCCGATGGCAAGGTGGCACTCGAGAGCTGGTGGACCCCATGGGACCATGTCACGCCGCGCGCGAACAAGGACTTCGAGACTTTCGCTGAGGACCTGCGCAACATCGTTTGCGGGGTCGCGGGGACATGGTCGCGCTGCTTCTCGTCGATATTGCTGGGCGTATCCGGAGGTCTCGACTCATCGATCGTCGCCGCCGGCGCCGCACCTGCCGCGCGCGGGCTGACGTGTCTGACCCTGTTCGGGCCCGATGCCGATGGCGACGAACGACGATATGCGCTGGCCATGGCGACGCATCTCGGGCTCAATATTCGCGAAGTGCAGCGCGAAATTGGCGATATCGACGTCGGCCGCGCCTCCGCGCCCAATCATCCCTGGCCGATCGTGCCGATCGGGCGCCAGACGAACGAGGCGATCCACGAACGGTTAGCCAGAGAAATGCCGGTAGATGCTTATTTTACCGGCAATGGCGGCGACGCTGTTCTGTGCAGCCTGCGGAGCACCATTCCCCTTCTCGATCGCGTCCTGGCGGAGGGCCCGTCCGCACGGCTCGGAACCACGCTGCGCGACATATGCCTGCTGACCGGCGCCGACCGACGCACGGTCCTGCGCCATGCCTGGGATCGCCATCGCCGCCACGGGGGACGGCATCAGATCCGGTTCAACGCAGCGGGGCTGCAGCCGGACGCCGCGAGGGTGGCACGGGCCGCCGGGGCCACGCACCCTTGGCTCCGGCCGCCGCGTGACATTCTGCCCGGAAAGACCGTTCATGCAGCCTATCTGATGCGAACCCAAAAGAGCATCGAGCTCTATCCGCGCGCGGTGTCGCCGCCCCATGTCGCGCCGCTCATATCGCAGCCCCTGATGGAACTCTGTCTGTCGATTCCGACCTGGATGTGGGTATCCGGCGGACGGAATCGCGCGGTCGCGCGCCGCGCCTTCGACAGCGCGCTTACGTCGCTTGTCACCGCCCGCACCAGCAAGGGCGGTCCCGGCGGGTTTGATCTCCTGATATACCGCCGCAACAGGGACCGCCTTCACGACCGCCTCCGCAACGGCCTATTGGCTTCCGAGGGTATTTTCGATCCCGCGCTTCTCGATCGCGCCGAGGATCCCACCTGGCGCGGCGTCGAGCGAATTCAGCGTATCCTCGAATTCGCCGCCGCCGAAAATTGGGTGCGCTGGTGGAGCGGATCCTAA
- a CDS encoding prolyl oligopeptidase family serine peptidase, producing the protein MRNSLRAGLPAAAILAVAVLSPVAPAGESKGRPWTLEDILTVPEVKDIALSEDGKLAIYAVEIADLAADKPRSHIRILDIAATRQRTIVTVDSAKSLRRIPGTADWSALLDLGAGLQLYRITPGGMVQPLIVNPATVPVGKADMSFPIGGGVRPSSVGVLDYDWSPGGAWLWYSQLRALPNAPRVRFDAEVSALKSRRRSTIDVEIDYFLRGPDGKTTLMLSRPSKDRMATRGGGQILWRGDEVQFRVETPDGSEGGRFEMRAWNRLSGTIRTLGVEHNLETIALLRGPRGGELATSGLAKTLDLVETGPDGERHSYGAVAFTIGDPRAAAPQASRDGKKLVLGTRDLDAARYGLAVVSSDDVRRVESEHSLTRCAYDNALLFAVCVEEGIATPPRLVKIDLRDGRIFRLLSVSAEHDAIAPLTILPRVWTNRDGYEARGFVVLPRGYQKGKPYPAVIVTHGSDADDRFAAPGFQWNYPVQLLAERGYVVLLINDPSPLQSEELMAASKAWVRGSGPPDSETLQRLLWIEGVHIFEDAVDEMAIEGLVDRDRVGIAGYSRGSQMVNVAVTRSPLFRAASSGDGGYLEPAGYATAGSSYDAVYGGAPLSDAIISYRRFAPSLNANRVCAALLQQVASASPSQIELFEALRAAKAPTQISHYSGATAASDETHVFYRPSNRSLAMRENIAWFNYWLLDKNDTDGPFPNQAESWGKLARDRPDRCRAANGPG; encoded by the coding sequence ATGCGGAATAGCCTCCGAGCCGGCCTCCCGGCCGCGGCGATCCTTGCCGTCGCGGTGCTCTCCCCTGTCGCCCCGGCAGGGGAGAGCAAGGGCAGGCCCTGGACTCTCGAGGACATCCTCACCGTCCCGGAGGTGAAGGACATCGCCCTGTCGGAAGATGGCAAGCTTGCCATCTACGCGGTCGAGATTGCCGACCTCGCTGCCGACAAGCCGCGATCCCATATCCGCATCCTCGACATCGCTGCCACCCGGCAAAGAACCATAGTGACCGTCGACAGCGCCAAGTCGCTGCGGCGCATCCCCGGCACAGCGGACTGGAGCGCCCTCCTCGACCTCGGGGCGGGCCTGCAGCTCTATCGGATTACGCCCGGCGGCATGGTGCAGCCGCTGATCGTGAACCCGGCGACCGTTCCTGTCGGGAAAGCGGACATGTCTTTTCCGATCGGCGGCGGTGTGCGCCCGTCATCGGTAGGCGTTCTAGACTATGACTGGTCCCCCGGCGGCGCCTGGCTCTGGTATTCGCAGCTCAGAGCATTGCCGAACGCGCCTCGCGTCCGATTCGACGCGGAGGTCAGCGCTCTGAAAAGCCGGCGCCGGTCTACGATAGACGTCGAGATCGACTATTTCCTGCGCGGACCCGACGGGAAAACCACCCTGATGCTGAGCAGGCCATCGAAGGACCGGATGGCGACGCGTGGCGGGGGGCAGATTCTCTGGCGCGGCGATGAGGTTCAATTCCGGGTGGAGACACCCGATGGCTCGGAAGGCGGTCGGTTCGAGATGCGCGCCTGGAATCGGCTGAGCGGAACGATACGCACGCTGGGTGTCGAGCATAATCTGGAGACAATCGCGCTCCTCAGGGGACCGCGCGGCGGCGAACTCGCGACGAGCGGCCTGGCGAAAACGCTGGACCTCGTGGAAACGGGCCCGGACGGGGAACGGCACAGCTACGGTGCGGTCGCATTCACCATAGGCGATCCCCGCGCGGCTGCGCCCCAGGCGAGCCGCGACGGAAAAAAGCTGGTTCTCGGAACCCGCGATCTCGATGCGGCCCGCTACGGGCTGGCCGTCGTCTCGAGCGATGACGTGCGAAGGGTGGAGAGCGAACACAGCCTCACTCGCTGCGCCTATGATAACGCGCTTCTTTTCGCGGTCTGCGTCGAAGAGGGAATCGCCACACCGCCGAGGCTTGTGAAAATCGACCTGAGGGATGGCCGCATCTTCCGGCTCCTGTCGGTCTCGGCGGAGCATGACGCGATCGCTCCCCTCACCATCCTTCCCCGGGTCTGGACCAACCGCGATGGGTATGAAGCCCGCGGCTTTGTCGTCCTCCCCCGCGGCTACCAAAAGGGAAAGCCCTACCCGGCCGTCATCGTTACCCATGGGTCCGATGCCGACGACCGGTTCGCCGCGCCCGGTTTCCAATGGAACTACCCGGTCCAGCTGCTCGCCGAGAGAGGTTATGTGGTGCTGCTGATCAATGACCCCTCCCCCCTGCAATCGGAGGAGCTGATGGCGGCCAGCAAGGCATGGGTTCGCGGCAGCGGGCCGCCGGATTCAGAGACTCTGCAGCGGTTGCTGTGGATCGAAGGCGTCCACATCTTCGAGGATGCCGTCGACGAAATGGCCATCGAGGGTCTCGTCGATCGGGATCGGGTGGGCATCGCCGGCTACAGCCGCGGCTCGCAGATGGTCAATGTCGCGGTGACCCGGTCGCCCCTGTTTCGCGCCGCATCGAGCGGCGATGGCGGCTATCTCGAACCGGCGGGATATGCGACCGCCGGCTCGAGCTATGATGCGGTTTATGGCGGCGCACCGCTGAGCGACGCCATAATCAGCTATCGCCGTTTCGCTCCGTCGCTGAACGCCAACAGAGTTTGCGCAGCCCTGCTACAGCAGGTTGCCTCGGCATCGCCGTCGCAGATCGAATTGTTCGAAGCGTTGCGCGCGGCGAAAGCGCCGACGCAGATCAGTCATTATTCCGGCGCTACGGCAGCGTCTGACGAAACCCATGTCTTCTACCGGCCGTCGAACCGGTCGCTCGCGATGCGGGAGAATATCGCCTGGTTTAACTATTGGCTTCTGGACAAAAATGATACCGACGGCCCCTTCCCGAACCAGGCCGAAAGCTGGGGCAAGCTCGCGCGCGATCGGCCCGATCGTTGCCGCGCGGCGAACGGGCCCGGTTAG